One Chengkuizengella sediminis DNA segment encodes these proteins:
- a CDS encoding penicillin-binding transpeptidase domain-containing protein: MEEFFNNYKGTFILRDIKRKSTFVYNEDRANQPYTPVSTFKIPNSLIGLQVGAVEDEYEIKYWDGINRGIEKWDQDNTLSSSMRHSVVWYYQEMARDIGEEQMKKWIQRLSYGND; this comes from the coding sequence GTGGAAGAATTTTTTAACAATTACAAAGGCACCTTTATTTTGCGGGATATAAAGAGAAAAAGTACTTTTGTATACAATGAAGATAGAGCAAATCAACCATACACACCAGTATCTACATTTAAAATACCTAATTCGTTAATTGGACTACAAGTTGGGGCAGTTGAAGATGAATATGAAATAAAATACTGGGATGGAATTAACAGAGGAATTGAAAAATGGGATCAAGACAATACCCTTAGTTCAAGCATGAGACATTCAGTAGTATGGTATTATCAAGAAATGGCTCGCGATATTGGTGAAGAGCAGATGAAGAAGTGGATTCAAAGACTTTCATATGGAAATGATTAA
- a CDS encoding VOC family protein, with amino-acid sequence MSMQLSPYLMMNGNGKEVIQFYEKALDAEILFNQSLGEMCENSDYPIPAEAKEFVGFASLKIGDSNLMLSDQHPGQPHQIGNQVTICIRTENNEKTKQIFEALQDNGQVIMPLQKTPIFPVYGIVTDKFGVTFQIYTEVQL; translated from the coding sequence ATGTCAATGCAACTATCCCCTTATTTGATGATGAATGGAAATGGAAAAGAAGTCATTCAATTTTATGAAAAAGCATTAGATGCTGAGATCCTCTTTAACCAATCTTTGGGAGAGATGTGTGAAAACTCCGATTATCCTATACCAGCAGAAGCTAAGGAATTTGTTGGATTCGCATCGCTTAAAATTGGAGATTCAAACCTTATGCTTTCTGATCAACATCCAGGTCAACCCCATCAAATTGGAAATCAAGTTACAATTTGTATTAGAACTGAAAACAATGAAAAGACAAAACAAATTTTTGAAGCATTGCAGGATAACGGGCAAGTAATCATGCCACTTCAAAAAACTCCCATTTTCCCTGTTTATGGTATTGTAACGGATAAATTTGGCGTAACATTCCAAATTTACACTGAGGTTCAACTGTAA
- a CDS encoding DUF3221 domain-containing protein codes for MKKSKKLLTLATTLLVTTLSLSAPLASHGAETQLSDKIAVDTAGNKLKPASITVDNTVSEVIEVRGMVDSIDQENQRFLLINSNTSYGILPIWVHTDDVELFNQIVEGMDVTVSLSGRILKSFPAQGKANKVIINETKVVIEDTFDMDHRGWTGDFADYPVDYDESQYQLEYARESVPSEIEPESNALFLSGVNRSDDLFMFIKKKVDMSYGLKPNTNYLVNFEFEIASNAPAGAFGVGGAPGESVYVKAGATTEEPSLIIQDGYYRMNIDKGNQSTSGKDAIVLGNLAKVSGTFDFSYELINFNNLNFKDAFIAKTDENGELWLLIGTDSGFEGITSIYIPKVKATFTEAQVSN; via the coding sequence ATGAAAAAATCAAAAAAATTACTAACTTTAGCAACAACTCTATTGGTCACTACTTTATCTCTTTCAGCTCCACTCGCAAGTCATGGTGCTGAAACTCAATTAAGCGATAAAATCGCAGTTGATACAGCTGGAAATAAATTAAAACCTGCTAGTATTACAGTAGATAACACTGTTTCTGAAGTTATAGAGGTTCGTGGAATGGTAGATTCTATTGATCAAGAGAACCAAAGATTCCTCCTAATCAATAGTAATACATCTTACGGAATCCTTCCTATTTGGGTTCATACAGATGACGTAGAACTTTTTAATCAAATAGTAGAAGGAATGGATGTAACAGTGTCATTGTCTGGTCGTATCCTTAAATCTTTTCCAGCACAAGGAAAAGCCAATAAGGTTATCATCAACGAAACAAAAGTTGTTATAGAAGATACATTTGATATGGATCATAGAGGTTGGACGGGCGATTTTGCTGATTATCCAGTTGATTATGACGAATCTCAGTATCAACTAGAGTATGCTAGAGAGAGCGTCCCAAGTGAGATTGAACCAGAAAGTAATGCTTTGTTTTTAAGTGGAGTGAATCGAAGTGACGACCTTTTTATGTTTATAAAAAAGAAAGTGGATATGAGTTATGGTCTTAAACCTAACACGAATTACTTGGTGAATTTTGAATTTGAGATTGCTTCAAATGCTCCAGCGGGGGCATTTGGTGTAGGGGGAGCTCCTGGAGAAAGTGTATATGTTAAAGCCGGAGCTACAACAGAGGAACCTTCATTGATTATTCAAGATGGTTATTACCGCATGAATATTGATAAAGGAAATCAATCTACTAGCGGCAAAGATGCGATCGTTCTTGGTAACTTAGCAAAAGTAAGTGGTACTTTTGATTTTTCCTATGAACTTATAAACTTTAACAATCTTAACTTTAAAGATGCATTTATTGCAAAAACAGATGAAAATGGAGAGCTCTGGTTATTAATCGGAACTGATTCAGGTTTTGAAGGCATTACAAGTATTTATATTCCGAAGGTGAAAGCAACGTTTACTGAAGCACAAGTAAGCAATTAA
- a CDS encoding Glu/Leu/Phe/Val dehydrogenase dimerization domain-containing protein — MEIFNYMEKFDYEQVVFCQDKKSGLKAIISIHDTTLGPALGGSRMWPYVKEEDAVLDVLRLSRGMTYKAAAGGLNLGGGKSVIIGNPRTDKNPEMFRAFGRFIESLSGRYITAEDVGTTEEDMNNIHKETNHVTGVTLSSRGAGGNPSPSTGYGVYRGLKAAAYEKFGTDNLEGKVVAVQGLGNVAYALCGYLHKEGAKLIVTDINRERVNKAVEQFDAKPVDPEDIYGVSCDIFSPNALGAVLNDETIPQLKAKVIAGGANNQLQQDKHGDILHEAGILYAPDYIINVGGLIHVVDELKDEFNLDRVMSNVENIYQNMQKVIEISKRDQIPTHLAANRMAEERLESALKNKQTN, encoded by the coding sequence GTGGAAATTTTTAATTACATGGAGAAGTTCGACTATGAGCAAGTTGTTTTCTGTCAGGATAAAAAATCAGGTTTAAAAGCCATCATATCAATACATGACACAACACTTGGACCAGCATTAGGTGGGTCTAGAATGTGGCCTTATGTCAAAGAAGAGGATGCAGTCCTTGATGTGTTGCGTTTATCTAGAGGGATGACATATAAAGCAGCAGCAGGAGGATTGAATCTTGGTGGAGGGAAGTCCGTTATAATTGGTAATCCTAGGACGGATAAGAATCCTGAAATGTTTCGCGCTTTTGGTCGATTTATAGAAAGCCTCAGTGGCAGATATATTACAGCAGAGGATGTTGGGACAACAGAAGAGGATATGAACAATATACATAAAGAAACAAATCATGTGACAGGTGTTACACTTTCATCGAGAGGTGCAGGTGGAAATCCATCACCTTCAACGGGGTACGGTGTATATCGAGGGCTAAAAGCAGCTGCTTATGAGAAGTTCGGTACAGATAATTTAGAAGGGAAGGTTGTTGCAGTACAAGGATTAGGAAATGTAGCTTATGCTTTATGTGGGTACCTTCATAAAGAAGGGGCAAAACTAATTGTTACAGATATTAATCGTGAACGAGTGAATAAAGCGGTAGAACAATTTGATGCAAAACCTGTAGATCCAGAAGATATTTATGGTGTAAGTTGTGATATTTTTTCTCCTAATGCATTAGGTGCTGTTTTAAATGATGAAACGATTCCACAATTAAAGGCAAAGGTGATTGCCGGAGGTGCAAATAATCAATTACAACAGGATAAACATGGAGATATATTACATGAGGCGGGGATTCTTTATGCTCCAGATTATATTATAAATGTAGGTGGACTTATTCATGTAGTAGACGAATTAAAAGATGAATTTAACCTTGATCGTGTTATGAGCAATGTAGAAAATATTTATCAAAATATGCAAAAGGTGATAGAAATATCAAAACGAGATCAAATTCCTACTCATTTGGCTGCAAATCGGATGGCAGAGGAAAGATTGGAATCAGCTCTTAAAAACAAGCAAACGAATTAG
- a CDS encoding PLP-dependent aminotransferase family protein yields the protein MSDEHWKLNKSSSFPLHQQIYEDLKRKIMNGEWSVGTKVPSQRDLAKKFQVNRSTLIYAMDELTADGLIESKVGKGTMVVNNTWGLLSSISPPDWNSYANSGVYQSNIETIQEINRAEMNNEIIRLGTGELSPTLLPTEKMKSFIQNSTKKLSLSYSEPRGDLYLRKMISEYLKSKNIHASPASILIVSGGLQALQLISLGLLHRGSTIFLETPSYLNSVKVFQSAGMNLFGIRMNDEGILTNFISRLKRQHQGALLYSIPSYHNPTGILMSNSRRRDLINICKKERLPIIEDDVYGDLWFDNLPPDPIKVLDDQGLVLYLGSMSKTLGPGLRIGWIVGPEPVIHRLADIKMQTDYGSSTISQFVVAEWLASGLYEENIQKIRKELKIRRDFMIQILNKHFKQLTTWKIPKGGFYIWLHIKKQISMHKLFKKSLKEGVLLNPGYVYDQNDQNHLRLSYSYASLQQLEKGLIRLSELIEDASDNNE from the coding sequence ATGTCAGATGAGCATTGGAAGTTAAACAAATCATCTTCTTTTCCACTACATCAACAAATATATGAAGATTTAAAAAGGAAAATCATGAATGGAGAATGGTCTGTCGGAACCAAAGTACCTTCACAAAGGGATTTGGCTAAAAAATTTCAAGTGAATCGCAGCACATTGATTTACGCAATGGATGAGTTAACTGCTGATGGGTTAATCGAGTCAAAGGTTGGAAAAGGAACAATGGTTGTAAACAATACCTGGGGTTTACTCTCTTCCATTTCACCACCTGATTGGAATAGTTACGCAAACTCTGGAGTCTATCAGTCAAATATAGAAACCATTCAGGAAATCAATAGAGCTGAAATGAACAATGAAATTATTCGTCTGGGAACTGGAGAACTCTCACCAACACTGTTGCCTACTGAAAAAATGAAGTCATTCATTCAAAATTCTACAAAGAAATTATCTTTAAGTTATTCAGAACCAAGAGGAGACCTCTATTTAAGAAAAATGATCAGTGAATATTTAAAATCTAAAAATATTCATGCTTCTCCTGCGTCTATATTGATTGTTTCAGGTGGACTTCAAGCATTGCAGTTAATCTCTTTGGGGTTATTACATCGAGGTTCAACCATTTTTCTTGAGACCCCTTCCTACTTAAATTCTGTAAAAGTATTTCAATCAGCAGGTATGAACTTATTTGGAATTCGTATGAATGATGAAGGAATACTAACAAATTTCATTTCAAGATTAAAAAGACAACATCAAGGTGCATTACTTTATTCGATTCCTTCCTATCACAATCCAACAGGCATCTTAATGTCTAATAGTAGAAGAAGGGATTTAATCAATATATGTAAAAAAGAAAGGTTACCGATTATTGAAGATGATGTTTATGGAGACTTATGGTTTGATAATCTACCTCCTGATCCTATAAAAGTATTAGATGATCAAGGGTTAGTATTATATTTGGGGAGTATGTCTAAAACCTTAGGACCTGGATTGAGAATAGGTTGGATTGTAGGTCCAGAGCCTGTAATCCATCGTTTAGCAGATATTAAAATGCAAACTGATTATGGATCAAGTACCATTTCGCAATTTGTTGTTGCAGAGTGGTTAGCCAGTGGTTTATATGAAGAGAATATTCAGAAGATAAGAAAAGAATTAAAAATACGCAGAGATTTTATGATTCAAATATTAAACAAACATTTTAAACAATTAACAACATGGAAAATACCAAAGGGTGGCTTTTATATTTGGCTTCATATCAAAAAACAAATTTCTATGCATAAGCTTTTTAAAAAATCACTAAAAGAAGGAGTTTTACTGAACCCAGGATATGTGTATGATCAAAATGATCAAAATCACCTACGTTTATCCTATTCTTATGCATCACTACAGCAATTAGAAAAGGGGTTGATACGGTTATCAGAATTAATTGAAGATGCATCAGATAATAATGAATAA
- a CDS encoding LysE family transporter has translation MYGVIFHAFILALGLILPLGVQNVYIFNQGAVHSSFLRTLPVIITAIICDTLLISLAVLGVSVVVLEFYWIKTILFLVGIFFLIFMGFVTWKSKPKALNKQQSIAYDSKKQILFALSVSLLNPHAILDTVGVLGTSSLKYDGIEKIVFTIVCILVSWIWFISLGIAGKIAGKMDKSGRFIIILNKFSACVMWGTAIYISYSFI, from the coding sequence GTGTATGGAGTGATATTTCATGCTTTTATATTAGCACTAGGATTAATTCTGCCATTAGGGGTGCAAAATGTTTATATATTTAATCAAGGCGCAGTACATTCTAGTTTTTTGAGGACATTACCAGTCATTATTACGGCAATTATTTGTGACACTCTATTGATTTCATTAGCAGTGCTAGGAGTGTCCGTAGTTGTTTTAGAATTTTATTGGATAAAAACGATTTTGTTCTTAGTAGGCATTTTCTTTTTAATTTTTATGGGTTTTGTAACGTGGAAAAGTAAACCTAAAGCTTTAAACAAACAACAAAGCATAGCTTATGATTCAAAGAAACAAATTCTTTTTGCTTTGTCTGTGTCGTTACTAAATCCACACGCTATTTTAGATACAGTAGGTGTGCTTGGAACAAGTTCATTAAAATATGATGGTATAGAAAAAATAGTTTTTACAATTGTTTGCATATTAGTTTCATGGATTTGGTTTATTTCCCTAGGTATTGCGGGGAAGATAGCTGGGAAAATGGATAAATCAGGTCGTTTCATCATTATTCTAAATAAATTTTCAGCATGTGTGATGTGGGGTACTGCGATATATATTAGCTACTCTTTTATTTAA
- a CDS encoding LVIVD repeat-containing protein, which translates to MGRKKWIKAVLVSVLVFSLVIPAQVLGHDELGDINLEKGKRTNFDDITVPLLEGSKNLEFLNEVATPEMGIVRDDGLENSYADVYAHKGYAYVGTHTQNGGNGGVRVFDLKDPANPVEVSVFANNEFPLTWQEKVIVKSVNTPHFNGDLAVVSVQQLDRSHPDSKGGFLLYDVTNPVDPQKLGFWEVAKNTRGTHELYLTMQGNRAIVLAASPYTDYYTHGEQHDFQIVDVSDPTNPETLWQFDPRTLPEVDESFDGYYWDSPDGKVRRVFNHSTMADITGKYAYISMWDLGTLIFDIQDPDNPTYLGRTEFASDQQGSAHSSTLAKGGTVLIETREVYAPVRDGYEEAYGYTRIFDIKDKSNPTLLSEFKTELTYDIPDENNVTFAKTVHDPKVRGNTLYLSYYAGGVIMVDITDVSNPTEIARYTPESAYVWGVFVDQNYILASDMDSGLKVLLKNNSQK; encoded by the coding sequence TTGGGAAGAAAGAAATGGATTAAGGCTGTTTTGGTTAGTGTACTTGTATTCTCTTTGGTTATTCCTGCGCAAGTGTTAGGACATGATGAATTAGGTGATATCAATCTCGAGAAAGGGAAGAGAACGAATTTTGATGATATTACCGTACCTCTATTAGAAGGTAGCAAAAACTTGGAATTTTTAAATGAAGTAGCTACACCTGAAATGGGAATTGTTAGAGATGATGGGTTAGAAAACTCATATGCAGATGTGTATGCTCACAAAGGATATGCATACGTTGGAACACATACTCAAAATGGAGGGAATGGCGGAGTGAGAGTTTTTGATCTAAAAGACCCTGCTAATCCTGTAGAAGTATCTGTATTTGCAAACAATGAATTTCCTTTAACTTGGCAAGAAAAAGTGATTGTGAAATCAGTAAACACTCCTCACTTCAACGGAGACCTTGCTGTTGTTTCAGTTCAACAGTTAGATCGTTCACATCCTGATTCAAAAGGTGGATTTTTATTATATGATGTGACGAATCCTGTTGATCCTCAAAAGCTAGGTTTTTGGGAAGTAGCAAAAAACACTAGAGGAACCCATGAACTATATTTGACGATGCAAGGAAATAGGGCTATTGTGCTAGCGGCAAGTCCATATACTGATTATTATACACATGGTGAACAACACGACTTTCAAATTGTAGATGTTAGTGATCCAACTAATCCGGAGACACTATGGCAGTTTGATCCTAGGACACTTCCTGAAGTAGATGAATCATTTGATGGGTATTATTGGGATTCTCCAGATGGGAAAGTAAGGCGTGTGTTTAATCACAGCACAATGGCTGATATTACTGGAAAATATGCATACATTTCTATGTGGGATTTAGGAACCCTTATATTTGATATACAAGATCCTGATAATCCTACATACTTAGGACGTACTGAGTTTGCTTCCGATCAGCAAGGTTCTGCTCACTCTTCTACACTAGCTAAAGGAGGCACGGTTTTGATAGAAACTCGTGAAGTCTATGCTCCGGTTCGAGATGGATATGAAGAAGCATATGGATACACTCGTATTTTTGATATAAAGGATAAATCAAATCCAACATTACTAAGCGAATTCAAAACAGAGTTAACCTATGATATTCCTGATGAAAATAACGTTACTTTCGCTAAAACAGTACATGATCCTAAGGTGAGAGGAAACACACTTTATCTTTCCTATTATGCAGGGGGAGTAATAATGGTAGATATTACAGATGTTAGTAATCCGACAGAAATTGCTCGTTATACACCGGAATCTGCTTATGTGTGGGGAGTGTTTGTTGATCAAAATTACATTCTTGCATCTGATATGGACAGTGGATTAAAAGTGTTACTGAAAAATAATAGTCAAAAATAA
- a CDS encoding F510_1955 family glycosylhydrolase — protein MKKILIVIGMFIFILTGCANTDHVQESESNSGKQNEEKNQNEANDNKSNDSGVTSEGEQDDPERSTPDLTEMDMIEFGHVHGMGFNSEGNRLLLSSHTGLKVYEDGIWREGEGEGHDYMGFAMAKDSFFSSGHPALGSELKNPLGIVKSSDEGKNLEQLTLYGEVDFHVTGVSYNTHTLYVMNFAQNSIMEDQGLYYTQNETQTWIKSLLEGFPSQLVPGAVTVHPDEDSIIAITTEDGLYLSKNYGDSFEKWFDGYQITAAYFDFDDQLWVGTYNGQAGLQYMDLNTGKITAVNIPDMPKDAIQYITLNPENTLEMIIATYNVDMYKSVDGSQSWDTIAQQGKPISNLD, from the coding sequence ATGAAAAAAATTTTAATCGTAATAGGAATGTTTATTTTTATTTTAACAGGTTGTGCGAACACAGATCATGTACAAGAATCTGAATCTAATTCTGGAAAGCAAAATGAAGAAAAGAATCAAAATGAAGCAAATGATAATAAATCTAATGATAGTGGGGTTACATCTGAAGGTGAACAAGATGATCCCGAAAGATCCACCCCAGATTTAACTGAAATGGATATGATTGAATTCGGACATGTTCACGGTATGGGTTTTAATTCTGAAGGAAATCGATTACTTCTCTCATCACATACAGGGTTAAAAGTTTATGAAGATGGAATTTGGCGTGAAGGAGAAGGAGAAGGCCATGATTATATGGGATTTGCAATGGCAAAAGATAGTTTTTTTTCTAGTGGACATCCTGCATTGGGGTCTGAATTAAAAAATCCATTGGGAATTGTAAAAAGTTCAGATGAAGGAAAGAATTTAGAACAGTTAACTTTATATGGAGAAGTGGATTTTCATGTGACGGGTGTATCTTATAACACGCATACACTCTACGTTATGAATTTTGCACAAAATAGTATTATGGAAGATCAAGGATTATATTATACACAAAATGAAACTCAAACGTGGATAAAAAGTCTATTAGAAGGTTTCCCTTCGCAGTTAGTACCAGGTGCAGTAACTGTTCATCCAGATGAAGATTCAATAATAGCGATAACTACTGAAGATGGATTATATTTATCAAAAAATTATGGTGACTCTTTTGAAAAATGGTTTGATGGATATCAAATTACAGCTGCATACTTTGATTTTGATGACCAATTATGGGTAGGAACATATAATGGACAAGCTGGACTTCAGTATATGGATCTTAATACAGGTAAAATAACTGCAGTGAATATTCCTGATATGCCCAAAGACGCAATACAGTATATAACACTAAACCCAGAAAATACACTGGAAATGATCATAGCTACTTATAATGTTGATATGTATAAAAGTGTAGACGGGAGTCAAAGCTGGGATACCATTGCTCAACAAGGAAAACCCATATCAAATCTTGATTAA